Proteins from a single region of Aureibacter tunicatorum:
- a CDS encoding helix-turn-helix domain-containing protein: protein MSSVLGAFPLLGIILSLLLILAITCNAGSLLNNNKAKGTLIAILIINAHYFLDSFFVQNDTIQDFVGLSYIFFDLIGPLFLIYTYFLFKIDIKVNHWFYFIVIYTISKVATVLIDDPEILHTNLSIYSPEELLMYVEKHSIFILIYIISSAINIFCLGFTLFKLKQKAKQDPPAGMIQLHYQWIKGTISLLLILSTILFIGFSIIDITPQNILLSYRIESLSVSLTIMALVYYSFRFPIFAPQPYFRTESLTEKSEDEKNNSSSKSKYENSNLTEDKSQELWLQLNELVKTKQIYQNPECRIKDLADALDTTVHRVSQSINEQSGVSFSDFINQYRIDAAKELLLSDDSKKYTILALAFEVGFNSKTTFYNAFKKHTNQTPSEFKKMNQASK from the coding sequence ATGAGTTCAGTACTTGGTGCATTTCCATTGCTTGGTATCATTTTAAGCCTATTATTAATCCTTGCGATCACTTGCAATGCGGGCAGCCTGCTGAATAACAACAAGGCTAAAGGAACACTCATAGCCATATTGATTATCAATGCACATTATTTTCTAGACAGTTTTTTTGTGCAAAATGATACCATTCAGGATTTTGTAGGTTTATCCTATATCTTTTTCGATCTAATTGGCCCACTTTTTCTTATTTACACATACTTTTTATTCAAAATTGATATTAAAGTCAATCACTGGTTTTATTTCATTGTGATTTACACTATTTCCAAAGTAGCGACTGTATTGATTGACGACCCTGAAATTTTGCATACAAATTTATCAATTTACTCTCCTGAAGAATTGCTTATGTATGTAGAAAAGCATTCCATATTCATATTAATTTATATCATTTCATCAGCGATCAATATATTCTGTCTTGGCTTCACGCTTTTCAAACTTAAACAAAAAGCAAAGCAAGATCCTCCGGCAGGCATGATTCAGCTCCATTATCAATGGATTAAAGGCACTATTAGCCTTTTGCTGATTTTATCCACAATATTGTTTATTGGCTTTTCCATCATTGATATTACTCCCCAAAATATATTACTGTCATATCGCATCGAGTCTTTATCTGTATCACTGACAATCATGGCCTTGGTATATTATTCATTTCGCTTTCCTATATTCGCTCCACAGCCATACTTCAGGACAGAATCTCTAACAGAAAAATCAGAGGATGAAAAAAACAACAGTTCCTCAAAAAGCAAATATGAAAACTCTAACCTTACTGAAGACAAATCTCAAGAATTATGGCTTCAACTCAATGAGCTTGTGAAAACCAAGCAAATTTATCAAAACCCTGAATGCAGAATAAAAGACTTGGCAGACGCACTTGACACAACTGTGCATCGAGTGTCTCAATCTATAAATGAGCAATCAGGTGTCAGCTTCTCTGACTTTATAAATCAATACAGAATTGATGCGGCTAAAGAGTTATTGCTTTCCGATGATTCGAAAAAATACACCATACTTGCCTTGGCGTTCGAAGTAGGCTTTAACAGCAAGACTACATTTTACAATGCCTTTAAAAAACATACAAATCAAACTCCATCCGAGTTCAAAAAAATGAATCAAGCCTCCAAATAA
- a CDS encoding DUF2490 domain-containing protein: MRRKQILFTLLIVIFMPKWGTCQSNDEKLGAWYMYFFNTTFKEGPWGVQGDIQYRNWNLGGDLEQLLIRSGITYKPQNAKIKFTLGYAHITSGAYGESNDTRQESRIYQEALVPNKIGNRFYLTHRFRFEQRFVEDQDFRTRLRYNIFLNVPLNNSEIVDNTFYLSFYNEIFINGQKDIGEGTSVELFDRDRLYGAVGYAIKKNARVQLGLMRQFSNAMNKNQLQVSLHHRF; this comes from the coding sequence ATGAGAAGAAAACAAATACTCTTCACATTGCTCATCGTCATTTTCATGCCTAAATGGGGAACCTGTCAATCAAATGACGAAAAGTTAGGCGCATGGTATATGTACTTTTTCAACACAACCTTCAAAGAAGGCCCATGGGGAGTCCAGGGAGATATCCAATACCGTAACTGGAATCTCGGAGGAGATCTCGAGCAACTATTGATAAGAAGCGGCATCACTTACAAACCTCAAAATGCCAAAATCAAATTCACTTTAGGCTACGCTCATATCACTAGTGGAGCGTATGGCGAAAGCAATGACACAAGGCAAGAAAGCAGAATCTATCAAGAGGCTTTAGTGCCTAACAAGATTGGAAACCGATTCTACCTAACCCATAGATTCCGCTTTGAGCAAAGGTTTGTAGAAGACCAAGATTTCAGAACAAGGCTTCGATATAATATTTTCCTGAATGTGCCTCTTAATAATTCCGAAATTGTTGACAATACATTTTATTTGAGCTTTTACAATGAAATATTCATCAATGGCCAAAAAGATATAGGAGAAGGGACTAGCGTAGAATTATTTGATCGCGACAGACTTTATGGAGCAGTTGGCTATGCCATCAAGAAAAACGCAAGAGTGCAACTAGGCCTTATGCGTCAATTCTCCAACGCAATGAATAAAAATCAATTGCAAGTAAGTCTTCATCATCGTTTTTAA
- a CDS encoding DKNYY domain-containing protein encodes MKKRRGPIDTLIFLLVGALTSCDSLGEKVKKGNDNYYYSLNGKKILYCPMGNWFELGQRDMPEGLDLASFKPLDDYYWAKDKNGYYYADKSLDYLGIDSNTFQILDIAFAKDANQVFVMNREDWTYGPKPILSVKGADPNTFVDEPSKSLWSKDAFNYFYKYHRAKVEYESFVELDDSFAKDDQFLYILPSHIIDSLGNISFETIELQNSNIEKFNNEYIIGSNFLYHYSYNYRGETVNKVIKIPYNSRENITDLGHAFIKVDDKIYYDARELTEADAGSFEILESTFKRDKDALYVHSSRFANVDFESLKKIDGEFGPYYEDASYIYHANGNRDSIQSTKP; translated from the coding sequence ATGAAGAAAAGGCGCGGTCCTATCGATACGCTAATTTTCTTGCTAGTTGGAGCATTGACTTCCTGCGATTCATTGGGAGAAAAAGTCAAAAAAGGAAACGACAATTATTATTATTCTCTGAATGGCAAAAAAATTCTCTACTGCCCCATGGGCAATTGGTTTGAATTAGGCCAAAGAGATATGCCTGAAGGCTTGGACTTGGCTAGTTTCAAGCCATTGGATGATTACTACTGGGCTAAAGATAAAAATGGTTATTACTATGCGGATAAATCGCTTGACTATTTGGGAATTGATTCAAACACTTTCCAAATACTTGATATCGCTTTTGCAAAAGACGCCAATCAGGTATTTGTCATGAACAGAGAGGACTGGACTTATGGCCCCAAACCTATTTTATCTGTTAAAGGCGCTGATCCAAACACATTCGTAGACGAACCATCCAAATCGTTATGGTCTAAAGACGCTTTCAATTACTTTTACAAATACCATAGAGCCAAAGTAGAGTATGAATCATTTGTTGAGCTAGACGACTCATTTGCCAAAGATGATCAATTCCTGTACATTTTGCCAAGCCATATTATCGATTCATTAGGCAATATATCATTCGAGACCATTGAATTACAAAACTCCAATATTGAAAAATTCAACAACGAATATATTATCGGCAGCAACTTTCTTTATCACTATTCCTACAACTATAGAGGGGAAACTGTCAACAAAGTAATCAAGATCCCTTACAATAGTCGAGAAAACATTACCGATTTAGGCCACGCTTTTATAAAAGTCGATGACAAAATTTACTATGATGCAAGAGAGCTTACAGAAGCAGACGCTGGCAGTTTTGAAATTTTGGAATCTACTTTCAAGCGAGACAAAGATGCCCTTTACGTTCATTCAAGCAGATTTGCAAATGTGGATTTCGAGAGCCTCAAAAAAATAGACGGCGAGTTCGGACCTTACTATGAAGATGCCAGCTATATTTATCATGCAAATGGAAATCGCGATTCTATTCAATCCACAAAACCTTAG
- a CDS encoding MGMT family protein — translation MAKKDKYSFFEDVYEVVKLIPEGRVSSYGLIAEYLGAKGSARMVGWAMNNAHTLEEVPAHRVVNRIGLLTGKAHFTPPSRMQELLESEGIEIENDKILNFKNVVWNPNEELEL, via the coding sequence ATGGCAAAAAAAGACAAATACAGCTTCTTTGAAGACGTTTACGAAGTCGTAAAATTGATACCCGAGGGCAGAGTAAGCAGTTATGGGCTTATCGCTGAGTATCTTGGCGCTAAAGGAAGCGCAAGGATGGTCGGCTGGGCAATGAACAATGCCCACACTTTGGAAGAAGTGCCTGCTCATAGAGTTGTAAATCGTATCGGCTTGCTCACAGGCAAAGCCCACTTCACTCCTCCAAGTCGCATGCAAGAATTGCTGGAAAGCGAAGGCATCGAAATCGAAAACGACAAAATTTTGAATTTCAAAAACGTAGTTTGGAATCCAAACGAAGAACTGGAACTATAA
- a CDS encoding TonB-dependent receptor, translating to MNTIKSYLQTKKVFLLFMCLFAINAIAQEKGVIKGKVVNKLNNEPIPFANVAILGTSLGSITDEKGLFIIDNLKPDLYNVQASSIGFLPQTRYEIRVTNARATVVNFELGESELKLDEVEVTASPFDKTEESPLSLRSIGSDEVRRMPGGNRDISKVIQSLPGVSTTVSFRNDIIIRGGAPSENKYYLDGIEIPVINHFQTQGASGGPVGMINVDFIDKVDFYSGAFPANRGNTLSSVFEFIQTDGNEDHFALNAVVGATDVGLTVQGPISDKTTYLFSARRSYLQFLFKALDLPFLPTYNDAQFKLKHKFDDKNQLTILGIGAIDNFELNTDANETREQRYTLNNLPVNEQWNYTVGAKYQHFRKDGFYTFVLSRSQLCNMAYKYKDNDSSSEDNKLLDYDSYEIGTKFRAEDYRKIGNYQLSYGINYEYAQFYTNNMSMTPTSGGPVTSIYESDLDLNLYGGYFQISNSYLDNKLTLSLGARLDGNDYSSYMSNPLDQFSPRVSASYQLNPRWAVNFNTGIYYQLPPFTTMGFRNNQQELVNVDNGLQYIRSKQIVGGFEYLANEYGRFTVEGFFKHYDQYPFLLRDSLNLANLGGDFGVIGNDEANSSGKGRSYGVEFMYQQRLWKGFYGIATYTWVRSEFTDKNGAFVPSSWDSRHLISLSGGKKFKRNWELGMRWRFNAGNPYTPYDVEATVNKANWDISGRSVPDYDQLNTQRLDASHSLDVRIDKKYYFDKWSLNIYFDIQNFYGYETQLQPVIDVQRDAAGVPITDPNNPSAYLYDFLDTSSGTTIPSVGIIIEL from the coding sequence ATGAACACAATAAAGTCATATTTACAAACCAAAAAAGTATTTTTACTTTTCATGTGTTTGTTTGCAATCAATGCAATTGCTCAAGAAAAAGGAGTCATAAAAGGTAAGGTTGTCAACAAACTCAATAATGAGCCTATTCCTTTTGCCAATGTTGCCATACTAGGCACTAGCTTAGGTTCTATAACTGATGAAAAAGGTCTATTCATCATCGACAACTTAAAGCCTGACTTGTATAATGTGCAAGCCAGTTCTATAGGCTTTCTTCCACAAACTCGTTATGAAATAAGAGTAACAAATGCGAGAGCAACTGTTGTGAATTTCGAGCTTGGCGAGTCCGAACTAAAACTGGACGAGGTGGAGGTAACCGCTTCTCCATTTGACAAAACCGAAGAAAGCCCGCTAAGCTTAAGATCCATTGGCTCTGACGAAGTAAGAAGAATGCCAGGAGGAAACAGAGATATTTCCAAGGTTATTCAATCCCTGCCTGGAGTATCCACAACAGTATCCTTTCGTAATGACATCATCATTCGAGGCGGAGCTCCCAGCGAAAACAAATACTACCTTGACGGCATTGAGATCCCTGTAATCAATCACTTTCAAACTCAAGGAGCTTCCGGAGGTCCTGTGGGAATGATCAATGTCGACTTCATTGACAAAGTCGACTTTTATTCGGGTGCTTTTCCTGCAAATCGAGGCAATACATTAAGCTCTGTATTCGAATTCATACAAACTGACGGTAATGAAGATCATTTTGCCTTAAATGCTGTGGTGGGAGCTACTGATGTAGGCTTGACTGTTCAAGGTCCTATCTCGGACAAGACAACCTATTTGTTTTCTGCCAGAAGATCTTATTTGCAATTCCTTTTCAAAGCTCTTGACTTGCCGTTTTTGCCAACTTACAATGACGCTCAATTCAAGCTAAAGCATAAATTCGATGACAAGAACCAATTGACAATCTTGGGAATTGGCGCAATAGACAACTTTGAACTCAATACAGATGCCAATGAAACCAGAGAACAACGCTACACTTTGAACAACCTGCCTGTAAACGAACAATGGAATTACACTGTGGGCGCTAAATATCAACATTTTAGAAAAGACGGCTTTTACACTTTCGTGCTTAGCAGAAGCCAGCTTTGCAATATGGCCTACAAATACAAAGACAATGACAGCAGTAGCGAAGACAACAAGCTTCTTGACTACGACTCCTACGAAATCGGAACTAAATTCAGAGCTGAAGATTATCGTAAAATCGGCAATTATCAATTAAGCTATGGCATAAACTATGAATATGCCCAATTCTACACCAATAATATGAGCATGACACCCACTTCAGGGGGGCCTGTCACATCAATCTATGAATCCGATTTGGATTTGAATTTATATGGAGGTTACTTCCAAATCAGCAATAGCTACCTTGACAATAAATTAACGCTTTCGCTGGGAGCTAGACTGGATGGAAATGACTATTCATCCTATATGAGCAATCCCTTGGATCAATTCTCGCCAAGAGTTTCAGCTTCTTATCAGCTCAATCCAAGATGGGCTGTAAATTTCAACACAGGCATATATTATCAATTGCCTCCATTCACGACAATGGGATTCAGAAACAATCAGCAGGAACTTGTCAATGTCGACAATGGTCTTCAATACATTCGCTCCAAGCAAATCGTCGGAGGTTTTGAATACCTTGCTAATGAATATGGAAGATTCACTGTTGAAGGGTTCTTCAAGCATTATGACCAGTACCCATTCCTATTGAGAGATTCTCTCAACTTGGCAAATCTGGGCGGAGATTTCGGCGTAATAGGAAATGACGAAGCCAACTCATCAGGCAAAGGAAGATCTTACGGAGTCGAATTCATGTACCAACAAAGACTATGGAAAGGGTTTTATGGAATAGCTACATACACTTGGGTTAGAAGCGAATTCACAGACAAAAATGGAGCATTCGTCCCTTCATCTTGGGACAGCAGGCATTTGATCAGTTTGTCAGGCGGGAAAAAATTCAAACGAAACTGGGAGTTGGGAATGCGCTGGAGATTCAATGCAGGAAATCCTTACACACCTTATGATGTAGAAGCAACAGTCAATAAAGCCAACTGGGACATCAGTGGACGAAGCGTGCCTGATTATGACCAACTGAATACTCAGCGACTTGACGCATCCCATTCCCTTGACGTCAGAATAGACAAAAAATACTACTTTGATAAATGGAGTCTTAATATTTATTTCGATATTCAAAACTTCTATGGCTATGAAACGCAGCTTCAACCTGTCATAGATGTGCAAAGAGACGCCGCTGGAGTTCCTATTACAGATCCTAACAATCCTAGTGCTTATCTGTATGACTTTTTGGATACTTCCTCCGGCACCACGATCCCATCCGTTGGGATTATAATCGAATTATAA
- a CDS encoding methylated-DNA--[protein]-cysteine S-methyltransferase gives MEITDEKLRIVYYGAVLNRDSSYIGSFFFGVRTTGIFCLPSCRARTPKFKNVVFFTDTKDLLDEGYRPCKLCRPTNYLNDTPIEVEKAMNLVFERWPSKVKDTDLSSSGIQPEMLRRWFKKHHGMTFQSYQRMIRLNTAFQELHQGEKVDQSAFGIGYESLSGFGYLCKTLTGKSPKEISSHKVINMDRISTPLGHMIIGVVDGAVCLLEFADRRMLEKQLFKIQSKLNAVILKGKNDMIDKAKIELLDYFEGKRCRFDLPLAELGNEMDKRVWKALREIPAGQTKTYSSIAKQLGISEKSVRKSNGENALAILTPCHRLLSDQGEHVGYGGGLARKNWLLRHESIMFKKQDDVLRGL, from the coding sequence ATGGAGATAACGGATGAGAAGTTGAGAATTGTGTATTATGGAGCTGTTTTGAATAGAGACAGTAGCTATATTGGTTCATTCTTCTTTGGAGTGAGAACAACTGGGATTTTTTGTTTACCCTCTTGCAGAGCTAGAACGCCAAAGTTCAAAAATGTAGTATTTTTTACAGATACAAAAGATTTGCTGGATGAAGGGTATCGGCCTTGCAAGTTGTGCCGTCCGACAAATTATCTGAACGATACTCCGATTGAAGTGGAAAAGGCTATGAACTTGGTGTTTGAAAGATGGCCGAGCAAGGTGAAGGATACGGATTTAAGTTCGTCAGGAATTCAACCTGAAATGTTAAGACGATGGTTTAAAAAACATCATGGCATGACTTTCCAATCATATCAAAGAATGATTAGGCTTAATACGGCTTTCCAAGAATTGCATCAAGGCGAGAAAGTGGATCAATCTGCTTTTGGAATAGGATATGAATCTTTGAGTGGGTTTGGGTATTTATGCAAGACTTTGACAGGCAAGTCTCCAAAGGAAATTTCTTCTCATAAAGTAATCAATATGGATAGGATTTCAACCCCTTTGGGACATATGATCATCGGTGTTGTTGATGGGGCTGTATGCCTTTTAGAGTTTGCTGATAGGAGAATGTTGGAAAAGCAGTTATTTAAGATTCAAAGCAAATTGAATGCGGTTATACTCAAGGGAAAAAACGATATGATAGACAAGGCTAAAATTGAGCTTTTAGATTATTTTGAAGGAAAAAGATGTCGTTTTGATTTGCCTTTAGCTGAGCTGGGCAATGAGATGGATAAACGTGTTTGGAAAGCTCTGCGTGAAATTCCCGCTGGACAAACTAAAACTTATTCATCAATAGCAAAGCAATTAGGAATAAGTGAAAAGTCAGTTAGAAAGTCGAATGGTGAAAATGCTCTGGCGATTTTAACACCGTGTCACCGTTTGTTAAGCGATCAAGGCGAGCATGTGGGCTATGGAGGCGGATTGGCTAGAAAAAATTGGCTATTGAGGCATGAAAGTATAATGTTCAAAAAGCAAGATGATGTATTACGAGGTCTTTGA
- a CDS encoding methylated-DNA--[protein]-cysteine S-methyltransferase, which translates to MMYYEVFEISGYRVTLIGDEQGLSRLMIGEEVEYSLKGLQEVCGFDLFEQAKIQLAEYFIGSRIDFDLKLNPQGTDFQKSVWNALREIPYGEARTYKQIAVEVGNPKGARAVGMANNKNPLPVIIPCHRVVGTGNKLTGYVFGLTMKRHLLNLEKVTVIFRRLEAGNARHGKVWWPSDSVFEIMVGAILTQNTTWKNVEKSLSELSDYLIPSKILSFSQEELALKIKSSGYQNQKALYLKTMAEWWMSKGESIECLKGLSDNEFRTELLSLKGVGKETADSIMVYAFSRPFFVIDAYTRRIFQRVGFEVPKDYDEFRIMIEECVSRDSRLYGEYHGLLVEHAKNYCLSIPKCEKCPLAEICDYKVEETLSLFG; encoded by the coding sequence ATGATGTATTACGAGGTCTTTGAGATAAGCGGGTATAGAGTGACATTGATTGGAGATGAGCAAGGTTTGTCAAGATTAATGATTGGAGAAGAGGTTGAGTATAGTCTTAAGGGCTTGCAGGAAGTTTGTGGCTTTGACTTGTTTGAGCAAGCTAAGATTCAACTTGCGGAGTATTTTATAGGAAGCAGAATTGATTTTGATTTAAAGTTGAATCCACAAGGAACAGATTTTCAAAAATCCGTTTGGAATGCTTTGAGAGAAATTCCATATGGAGAAGCAAGGACATACAAGCAAATTGCTGTAGAAGTAGGAAATCCTAAAGGCGCTAGAGCTGTTGGAATGGCTAATAATAAAAATCCCTTGCCTGTCATTATTCCTTGCCATCGAGTGGTGGGAACAGGAAATAAATTGACGGGGTATGTTTTTGGCTTGACGATGAAGCGCCATTTGCTGAATTTGGAAAAAGTCACAGTTATTTTTCGAAGGCTTGAAGCTGGAAATGCCAGACATGGAAAAGTGTGGTGGCCGTCAGATAGTGTTTTCGAAATCATGGTTGGTGCGATTCTCACTCAAAATACTACTTGGAAAAATGTCGAGAAATCATTGTCTGAATTAAGTGATTATTTAATTCCGAGCAAGATTTTATCATTTTCACAAGAAGAACTGGCTTTGAAAATAAAGTCAAGCGGATACCAAAATCAAAAAGCGCTTTATTTGAAAACGATGGCCGAATGGTGGATGAGCAAAGGCGAAAGTATAGAGTGCTTGAAAGGGTTGAGTGATAATGAGTTCAGAACTGAGCTATTGTCTTTGAAGGGAGTTGGAAAGGAAACGGCTGATTCAATTATGGTTTATGCCTTTAGTAGGCCTTTCTTTGTAATTGACGCTTATACGAGAAGGATATTTCAAAGAGTTGGCTTTGAGGTGCCTAAAGATTATGATGAGTTTAGAATTATGATTGAGGAATGCGTATCAAGAGATTCGAGATTATATGGTGAATATCATGGGCTGTTGGTTGAACATGCTAAGAATTATTGTTTGAGTATTCCGAAGTGTGAAAAATGTCCACTTGCTGAGATCTGTGATTATAAAGTGGAGGAAACTTTGTCTCTGTTTGGCTAG
- a CDS encoding isocitrate lyase/phosphoenolpyruvate mutase family protein, with protein MKKIEQKILAEEFQDLHQKHELFVLPNVWNAGSAVVFEKQGFQALGTTSAGIAYSLGYPDGEKITLNDLCLVVEQIVKRINIPLSVDAERGYGDSPEVAKISVRRIIEAGAVGINIEDGYPEEKPFLENLTLQLEKIQAIKELKKELNMPFVINARTCVFWLGVGKESERMDLALERINAYADAGADCLFVPGVLNEEQSKILALNSPLPLNLIANPVFNDVVKLNAMGVSRLSLGSGPARWTCNKLIKLADHLKKGNDFSALFTHDFSYDKANKYFDF; from the coding sequence ATGAAAAAAATAGAACAGAAGATATTGGCGGAAGAGTTTCAGGATTTGCATCAAAAACACGAGCTTTTTGTTTTGCCAAACGTTTGGAATGCAGGCTCGGCCGTGGTGTTTGAAAAGCAAGGGTTTCAGGCTTTGGGCACCACTAGCGCCGGTATAGCCTATTCTCTTGGATATCCGGATGGTGAAAAGATTACCTTGAATGATTTGTGCTTGGTGGTAGAGCAAATTGTGAAAAGAATAAATATTCCTTTGTCTGTGGATGCGGAAAGAGGCTATGGCGATTCACCGGAAGTTGCTAAAATTTCAGTTAGAAGGATTATTGAAGCAGGAGCTGTGGGGATTAATATTGAAGATGGATATCCTGAAGAAAAACCATTCTTAGAAAATTTAACCTTGCAATTAGAGAAAATTCAGGCGATAAAAGAGTTGAAGAAAGAATTGAACATGCCTTTTGTCATCAATGCGAGAACCTGTGTTTTTTGGCTTGGAGTAGGAAAGGAATCTGAAAGAATGGATTTAGCTTTGGAAAGAATCAACGCTTATGCTGACGCTGGAGCAGATTGTTTATTTGTGCCTGGAGTGTTGAATGAAGAACAAAGTAAAATATTAGCTCTTAACTCTCCTCTTCCATTGAATTTGATAGCAAATCCGGTATTTAATGATGTTGTTAAGCTTAATGCAATGGGAGTGAGTAGATTGAGTTTAGGCTCTGGACCCGCTAGATGGACTTGCAATAAATTAATAAAATTGGCAGATCATTTGAAGAAAGGCAATGACTTTTCCGCCTTGTTCACGCATGATTTTTCATATGATAAAGCAAATAAATATTTTGATTTTTAA
- a CDS encoding CYTH domain-containing protein — protein MGKEIERKFLVNDPTIIKGLPYSFIAQGYLNSDPYRTVRVRIKKDKGFLTIKSKHTEIARAEFEYEIPLADAKQIMDLCEHSIVQKKRYLVEYHGKTWEVDIFEGDNRGLIIAELELEAEKEAFDLPEWVGEEVTSQPKYLNANLAIEPFKNW, from the coding sequence ATGGGAAAAGAAATAGAAAGAAAATTTTTAGTAAATGACCCTACAATAATCAAGGGTTTGCCTTATAGTTTTATCGCTCAAGGTTATCTGAATAGTGATCCTTATAGAACTGTCAGAGTGAGGATAAAGAAAGATAAGGGTTTTTTAACAATCAAAAGCAAGCATACTGAAATTGCCAGAGCTGAGTTTGAATATGAGATACCTCTTGCCGATGCCAAGCAAATTATGGATTTGTGCGAACATAGCATAGTTCAGAAAAAGAGATACCTTGTGGAGTATCATGGAAAAACATGGGAAGTTGATATTTTTGAAGGCGACAATAGAGGTTTAATTATCGCTGAACTGGAGCTTGAAGCAGAAAAAGAAGCTTTTGATCTTCCTGAGTGGGTTGGCGAGGAAGTTACTTCTCAGCCTAAGTATTTGAATGCTAACTTAGCTATCGAACCTTTTAAAAACTGGTAG
- a CDS encoding co-chaperone GroES translates to MESIKLPENKLDKLMIVGDRVLIKPVKQSNKTASGLYLPPSVKEKEKVQSGYVIKVGPGYPVPVAMDLEESWRGQEDKVQYIPLQAKEGDLAIFLLAGAYEVVYDEEKYFIVPQSSILMLERDESIFS, encoded by the coding sequence ATGGAGTCTATTAAATTGCCTGAGAATAAGCTTGACAAATTAATGATAGTGGGCGATCGTGTTTTGATTAAGCCTGTAAAGCAAAGTAATAAAACAGCTAGCGGATTGTATTTACCGCCAAGTGTTAAGGAAAAGGAAAAAGTTCAAAGCGGATACGTAATTAAAGTCGGTCCGGGTTATCCAGTTCCAGTGGCTATGGATTTGGAAGAGTCTTGGAGAGGGCAGGAAGATAAGGTACAGTATATTCCTTTGCAGGCTAAAGAAGGAGACTTAGCGATATTTTTGCTAGCTGGAGCCTATGAGGTCGTTTATGATGAAGAAAAGTATTTTATCGTTCCCCAGTCGTCGATTTTGATGCTGGAAAGAGATGAGAGTATTTTTTCTTAA
- the hemB gene encoding porphobilinogen synthase, with protein MHPHRRPRRNRKSPALRDMVEETRLSVKDMIFPMFLIEGQNKSEEVKSMPGIYRYSQDLLLKEIEVCMKLGIRTFCIFPSISEDKKDSMATESWNPNSLYNTTLAKIKTLFPESCVMTDVAMDPYSSDGHDGIVRDGRIINDDTLEVLGKMALAQARTGIDIIGPSDMMDGRVGYIRQILDEEGYSDVSIMAYTAKYASAFYGPFRDALDSAPKFGDKKTYQMDPANKREALIEADLDYSEGADFMMVKPALAYLDVISLLKDNYELPITAYNVSGEYAMIKAAAEKGWLDGEKAMLETLLSIKRSGANAILTYFAKEFALLQK; from the coding sequence ATGCACCCTCACAGAAGACCCAGACGTAATAGAAAATCCCCTGCCCTTAGAGACATGGTGGAGGAAACAAGGCTTTCAGTCAAAGACATGATATTTCCAATGTTCTTGATAGAAGGACAAAACAAATCCGAAGAAGTCAAATCCATGCCGGGCATTTACAGATATTCCCAGGATTTGCTTCTCAAAGAAATCGAAGTTTGCATGAAGCTTGGCATCAGGACCTTCTGTATATTTCCTTCGATATCTGAAGACAAGAAGGACAGCATGGCCACTGAAAGCTGGAACCCGAATAGCTTGTACAATACAACTTTAGCGAAAATAAAAACGTTGTTTCCTGAATCTTGCGTCATGACTGACGTAGCCATGGATCCTTACAGCTCTGACGGCCATGATGGCATCGTAAGAGATGGAAGAATCATCAATGACGATACACTTGAAGTACTTGGAAAAATGGCTTTAGCACAAGCTAGAACAGGCATTGACATCATTGGGCCTTCGGACATGATGGATGGTCGTGTTGGCTATATTCGCCAAATTCTAGACGAGGAAGGGTACTCTGATGTCTCTATCATGGCTTATACTGCTAAGTATGCCAGCGCGTTTTATGGTCCATTCAGAGATGCTTTGGATTCCGCCCCAAAATTCGGCGATAAAAAGACTTACCAAATGGATCCTGCCAATAAAAGAGAAGCCTTGATCGAGGCGGACTTGGACTATTCTGAAGGCGCGGACTTTATGATGGTGAAGCCCGCACTTGCCTACCTTGACGTGATCAGCTTGTTAAAAGACAACTACGAACTGCCTATCACAGCTTACAATGTAAGCGGTGAATACGCTATGATCAAAGCCGCCGCAGAAAAAGGATGGTTAGACGGAGAAAAAGCCATGCTGGAAACCTTGCTTAGCATCAAACGATCAGGAGCCAATGCCATACTGACATATTTCGCGAAAGAATTCGCATTACTTCAAAAATAA